In a genomic window of Rhododendron vialii isolate Sample 1 chromosome 12a, ASM3025357v1:
- the LOC131310537 gene encoding cytochrome P450 CYP749A22-like: MIITFLSTGLCIFLLVVLFRLLHEVWWTPVRIQHIMASQGVKGPSYRFLHGNTKEIIHMKEESISSAMDFSSHDVFPRIMPHIHAWKQLYGKNYLIWHGPQAQLVVTEFELIKEILNNKDGTYIKAKVDVFSKKLLGDGIVLSEGKRWSKLRKIANHAFYAESLKGMIPAMIASVETMLEKWRQNEEKEIDVYKEFRLLTAEVISRTAFGSSYLEGKNIFDTLTKLGMIAARNSFRIRLPGIEKFFKSRDDLESDKIEQAIREAIIGMIDKREEKITRGEESNYGSDFLGSLIKANHDPDEKNRISIDDMADECKNFYLAGQETTNGVLAWSIFLLAIHTDWQEKARKEVIELFGQEIPNPEGIARLKTMSMILNETLRLYAPFTNLMRRVEREVRLGNLIIPANTELNIPLPALHHDPEIWGQDVHLFKPERFAEGVAKATNNNTTGFIPFGFGPRMCVGLNFAVNEAKIALSMILQRYKFTLSPNYVHDPIQINTVRPQKGVQIVLSKL, encoded by the exons ATGATTATAACCTTCCTTTCAACTGGTCTCTGCATCTTTCTACTAGTTGTTCTTTTTAGGTTATTGCACGAAGTATGGTGGACCCCAGTTCGAATTCAACACATCATGGCATCGCAGGGAGTCAAAGGCCCTTCTTACAGATTCCTCCATGGGAATACAAAGGAGATCATCCATATGAAAGAAGAATCCATCAGCAGTGCAATGGACTTCTCATCTCATGATGTTTTCCCAAGAATTATGCCTCATATTCATGCATGGAAGCAATTATATG GGAAAAATTATCTAATTTGGCATGGACCTCAAGCCCAATTGGTTGTCACTGAATTTGAGTTGATTAAAGAGATACTCAACAATAAAGATGGAACGTATATCAAAGCAAAGGTCGACGTGTTCTCAAAGAAGTTACTAGGAGATGGGATCGTACTATCAGAAGGAAAAAGATGGTCGAAGCTACGCAAAATAGCCAACCATGCTTTCTATGCAGAGAGCTTGAAG GGGATGATTCCAGCAATGATAGCGAGTGTGGAAACAATGCTAGAAAAATGGAGGCAAAATGAAGAGAAGGAGATTGACGTATATAAAGAGTTTAGGCTTTTGACAGCAGAAGTTATTTCTCGAACAGCTTTTGGGAGTAGTTACTTGGAAGGCAAGAACATCTTTGACACGTTAACGAAATTGGGAATGATTGCAGCAAGGAATAGTTTTAGGATTCGCCTGCCTGGCATTGA GAAGTTTTTCAAATCGCGTGATGATCTTGAGTCTGATAAAATAGAACAAGCAATTCGAGAAGCCATTATAGGGATGATCGACAAACGGGAAGAGAAAATAACGAGAGGAGAAGAAAGCAACTACGGTAGTGATTTTCTTGGATCCCTTATAAAGGCTAATCATGATCCTGATGAGAAGAATAGAATTTCAATTGATGATATGGCGGATGAGTGCAAGAACTTCTACCTGGCTGGACAAGAAACAACAAATGGGGTATTAGCTTGGAGCATTTTCCTTCTAGCAATCCACACAGATTGGCAAGAGAAGGCCAGGAAGGAGGTGATTGAACTGTTTGGCCAAGAGATCCCAAATCCAGAGGGTATTGCGAGATTAAAGACT ATGAGCATGATCCTAAATGAAACTCTGAGGCTGTATGCACCATTTACCAATTTGATGAGAAGAGTTGAaagggaagtcagattgggaaACTTGATTATTCCAGCCAACACAGAGTTGAACATTCCACTTCCAGCACTCCACCATGACCCTGAGATATGGGGACAAGATGTTCACCTCTTCAAGCCAGAGAGATTCGCAGAAGGAGTGGCTAAAGCAACTAATAACAACACTACAGGATTTATTCCATTCGGTTTCGGTCCTCGAATGTGCGTGGGCTTAAACTTTGCAGTCAACGAAGCCAAGATTGCACTCTCCATGATTCTACAGCGCTACAAGTTCACTTTGTCTCCAAATTATGTTCACGATCCAATCCAGATTAATACAGTTCGCCCACAAAAGGGAGTTCAAATTGTGTTGAGTAAGTTGTAA
- the LOC131310540 gene encoding aspartic proteinase CDR1-like, which yields MHPLLAFTFVHLLLLISPTKIEADGFTVDLIHRDSPQSPFYDPSISKSDRLANAIRRSFSRVARFNELSRYTPNNDIQSPLFPSGGEYLMKLSIGTPPLKTTLLADTGGDLSWTQCRPCVKCFKQNSTIFDPKKSWTYKELPCGSQPCKALRKSTCKGAGKNGTARICEYRYGYADKSYTIGDVATDTFTFGSSSGRPVSVGKIVFGCGHNNGGTYNAATTGVIGLGGGSLSLVRQLGDSIGGKFSYCLVTNVDDKFTSKISFGDKAVVSGPGVVSTPFVFKGKFNYYYLTLESIIVGNKRLGYETKMPPDTRSGSVSGEGNIIIDSGTVLTFLPSRIFANLESHLGKVIKEQPMKDPGGVFKLCYRDDNIDHYPSLTFKFKGAEVELPALITFFQVGKLLCLAMAPTDDVAVFGNLSQENFLIGYDLVKKQISFKPTNCSKNKLAS from the coding sequence ATGCATCCTTTATTAGCCTTCACCTTCGTTCATCTTCTACTTCTAATCTCTCCAACAAAAATCGAAGCCGATGGTTTCACCGTCGACCTCATCCACCGCGACTCCCCCCAGTCTCCCTTTTACGACCCTTCGATCAGCAAATCGGACCGCCTCGCCAACGCCATTCGACGCTCGTTCTCCCGTGTCGCTCGCTTCAACGAACTCTCTCGGTACACCCCGAACAACGACATACAATCCCCGCTATTTCCCTCCGGCGGGGAGTATCTGATGAAATTATCCATCGGAACCCCGCCTCTAAAAACGACCTTATTGGCCGATACCGGTGGCGACCTCTCGTGGACGCAGTGCCGGCCTTGCGTCAAGTGTTTCAAGCAAAATTCCACCATTTTCGACCCCAAGAAATCTTGGACCTATAAAGAGTTACCATGCGGATCTCAGCCTTGCAAAGCGCTACGTAAATCTACTTGTAAGGGGGCAGGTAAAAATGGTACTGCTAGAATTTGCGAGTACAGATATGGGTATGCGGACAAATCGTACACTATTGGAGATGTAGCTACGGATACGTTCACTTTCGGGTCTAGTTCGGGTAGGCCCGTTTCTGTCGGGAAAATAGTTTTCGGGTGCGGTCACAATAATGGAGGCACCTATAATGCGGCCACCACCGGGGTAATTGGCCTCGGTGGTGGTTCCCTCTCACTAGTGAGGCAGTTGGGCGACTCCATCGGTGGCAAATTTTCCTATTGTTTGGTTACGAATGTCGATGATAAATTCACGAGTAAAATCAGCTTCGGAGACAAGGCGGTGGTTTCCGGGCCGGGCGTGGTCTCGACTCCGTTTGTGTTCAAGGGGAAATTCAACTATTACTATCTCACGCTGGAGAGCATAATTGTGGGAAACAAGAGGTTGGGTTACGAGACGAAAATGCCCCCGGACACGAGATCCGGTTCCGTCAGCGGAGAGGGTAATATCATCATCGATTCAGGGacagttttgacatttttaCCAAGCAGAATTTTTGCGAATTTGGAATCTCATTTGGGCAAAGTGATCAAAGAGCAACCAATGAAGGACCCAGGTGGGGTTTTCAAGCTATGTTACAGAGATGATAATATTGATCATTACCCTTCACTGACATTCAAATTCAAAGGGGCAGAAGTGGAATTGCCTGCACTGATTACGTTTTTCCAGGTTGGGAAGCTGTTGTGTTTGGCGATGGCCCCTACTGATGACGTGGCTGTTTTTGGGAATTTGTCTCAGGAGAATTTCTTGATAGGTTATGATCTTGTGAAGAAACAAATTTCTTTTAAGCCAACTAATTGCAGCAAAAACAAACTAGCTAGTTGA